The following proteins are encoded in a genomic region of Oncorhynchus kisutch isolate 150728-3 linkage group LG18, Okis_V2, whole genome shotgun sequence:
- the LOC109909976 gene encoding polypyrimidine tract-binding protein 2-like isoform X1, which yields MDGIGDVAVGVKRGSDELLSSSLYNSGSDMSSISDGTSNGSDSKKLRVEDRMEAPPSRVLHIRKLPNETSETEVIALGLPFGKVTNILTLKGKNQAFLELGTEEAAITMVNYYSTVTPHVRNVPVFIQYSNHKELKTDAGNQRAQAVLQAVSAVQGGGTPTSGSDLALTAASSPVLRIIIDNMFYPVTLDVLQQIFSKFGTVMKIITFTKNNQFQALLQFNDPSTAQQAKIALDGQNIYNSCCTLRIDYSKLVNLNVKYNNDKSRDYTRPELPAGDGQPAMDPNMAAAFQGKDSNSLLGKIPGALSPLNAAAAAAAAAGRVALSGHSGSSGVLLASNLNEEMVTPQSLFTLFGVYGDTQRVKILYNKKDSALIQMADASQAQLAMSHLNGQKMYGKVIRVALSKHTSVQLPRDGLDDQGLTKDFTNSPLHRFKKPGSKNFQNIFPPSTTLHLSNIPTDVTEEDLRLLFSNAGGTVNAFKFFQDHKMALLQMSTVEEAIQGLIDLHNYNMGDNHHLRVSFSKSSI from the exons ATGGACGG TATTGGAGATGTTGCAGTTGGCGTAAAG aGAGGATCAGATGAGCTGCTGTCAAGCAGTCTCTACAACAGTGGCTCTGACATGAGCAGTATCAGTG ATGGTACGTCCAACGGGAGTGACAGTAAAAAACTGAGAGTGGAAGACAGGATGGAGGCTCCTCCTTCTCGTGTGTTGCACATCAGAAAACTGCCCAACGAAACTTCAGAAACGGAGGTCATTGCCCTGGGGTTACCTTTCGGGAAGGTCACCAATATCCTGACTCTGAAGGGAAAAAACCAG GCTTTCTTGGAGCTGGGGACAGAGGAAGCTGCAATTACTATGGTCAACTACTACTCTACTGTGACACCGCATGTTCGTAATGTCCCCGTATTCATCCAGTACTCCAACCACAAAGAACTCAAAACAGATGCCGGAAACCAGCGGGCCCAGGCGGTCCTGCAGGCGGTGTCAGCGGTCCAAGGAGGCGGTACCCCTACGTCGGGTTCAGATCTGGCTCTAACAGCTGCATCCAGCCCTGTGCTCAGAATAATCATCGACAACATGTTCTACCCTGTCACTCTGGATGTGCTGCAGCAG ATCTTCTCAAAGTTCGGCACGGTTATGAAGATAATCACATTCACTAAGAACAATCAGTTCCAGGCCCTGCTGCAGTTCAACGACCCATCTACTGCACAACAAGCCAAAATT GCCCTGGATGGTCAGAACATCTACAACTCGTGCTGTACGCTCCGCATCGATTACTCCAAGCTGGTCAACCTGAATGTCAAGTACAACAACGACAAGAGCCGTGACTATACCCGGCCAGAGCTCCCCGCCGGGGATGGACAGCCTGCCATGGACCCCAACATGGCTGCTGCCTTTCAAGGCAAGGACTCCAACTCTCTGCTTGGTAAGATCCCAG GTGCGCTGAGCCCACTGAATGCTGCGGCGGCGGCGGCTGCTGCTGCAGGGAGGGTGGCTCTGTCTGGTCACTCTGGCTCCAGCGGCGTGCTCCTGGCCTCCAACCTCAATGAAGAG ATGGTTACGCCCCAAAGTCTGTTTACTCTCTTCG GGGTCTATGGGGACACCCAGAGGGTGAAGATTCTTTACAATAAGAAGGACAGTGCTCTGATACAGATGGCCGATGCCAGTCAGGCCCAGCTAG CGATGAGTCACCTGAACGGTCAGAAGATGTATGGGAAGGTCATCAGGGTTGCTCTGTCCAAGCACACCTCAGTGCAGCTGCCCAGGGATGGACTGGATGACCAGGGCCTTACCAAGGACTTCACCAACTCCCCCCTGCACCGCTTCAAGAAGCCCGGCTCCAAGAACTTTCAGAAcatcttccctccctccaccacccttCACCTCTCCAACATCCC AACGGACGTAACTGAAGAAGACCTGAGACTACTGTTCTCCAATGCCGGGGGCACTGTGAACGCATTCAAGTTTTTCCA GGATCACAAAATGGCGCTGCTCCAGATGTCGACGGTGGAAGAGGCCATCCAGGGTCTGATCGACCTCCACAACTACAACATGGGTGACAACCACCACCTGAGAGTGTCCTTCTCCAAATCCTCCATCTAA
- the LOC109909976 gene encoding polypyrimidine tract-binding protein 2-like isoform X2, with translation MDGIGDVAVGVKRGSDELLSSSLYNSGSDMSSISDGTSNGSDSKKLRVEDRMEAPPSRVLHIRKLPNETSETEVIALGLPFGKVTNILTLKGKNQAFLELGTEEAAITMVNYYSTVTPHVRNVPVFIQYSNHKELKTDAGNQRAQAVLQAVSAVQGGGTPTSGSDLALTAASSPVLRIIIDNMFYPVTLDVLQQIFSKFGTVMKIITFTKNNQFQALLQFNDPSTAQQAKIALDGQNIYNSCCTLRIDYSKLVNLNVKYNNDKSRDYTRPELPAGDGQPAMDPNMAAAFQGKDSNSLLGALSPLNAAAAAAAAAGRVALSGHSGSSGVLLASNLNEEMVTPQSLFTLFGVYGDTQRVKILYNKKDSALIQMADASQAQLAMSHLNGQKMYGKVIRVALSKHTSVQLPRDGLDDQGLTKDFTNSPLHRFKKPGSKNFQNIFPPSTTLHLSNIPTDVTEEDLRLLFSNAGGTVNAFKFFQDHKMALLQMSTVEEAIQGLIDLHNYNMGDNHHLRVSFSKSSI, from the exons ATGGACGG TATTGGAGATGTTGCAGTTGGCGTAAAG aGAGGATCAGATGAGCTGCTGTCAAGCAGTCTCTACAACAGTGGCTCTGACATGAGCAGTATCAGTG ATGGTACGTCCAACGGGAGTGACAGTAAAAAACTGAGAGTGGAAGACAGGATGGAGGCTCCTCCTTCTCGTGTGTTGCACATCAGAAAACTGCCCAACGAAACTTCAGAAACGGAGGTCATTGCCCTGGGGTTACCTTTCGGGAAGGTCACCAATATCCTGACTCTGAAGGGAAAAAACCAG GCTTTCTTGGAGCTGGGGACAGAGGAAGCTGCAATTACTATGGTCAACTACTACTCTACTGTGACACCGCATGTTCGTAATGTCCCCGTATTCATCCAGTACTCCAACCACAAAGAACTCAAAACAGATGCCGGAAACCAGCGGGCCCAGGCGGTCCTGCAGGCGGTGTCAGCGGTCCAAGGAGGCGGTACCCCTACGTCGGGTTCAGATCTGGCTCTAACAGCTGCATCCAGCCCTGTGCTCAGAATAATCATCGACAACATGTTCTACCCTGTCACTCTGGATGTGCTGCAGCAG ATCTTCTCAAAGTTCGGCACGGTTATGAAGATAATCACATTCACTAAGAACAATCAGTTCCAGGCCCTGCTGCAGTTCAACGACCCATCTACTGCACAACAAGCCAAAATT GCCCTGGATGGTCAGAACATCTACAACTCGTGCTGTACGCTCCGCATCGATTACTCCAAGCTGGTCAACCTGAATGTCAAGTACAACAACGACAAGAGCCGTGACTATACCCGGCCAGAGCTCCCCGCCGGGGATGGACAGCCTGCCATGGACCCCAACATGGCTGCTGCCTTTCAAGGCAAGGACTCCAACTCTCTGCTTG GTGCGCTGAGCCCACTGAATGCTGCGGCGGCGGCGGCTGCTGCTGCAGGGAGGGTGGCTCTGTCTGGTCACTCTGGCTCCAGCGGCGTGCTCCTGGCCTCCAACCTCAATGAAGAG ATGGTTACGCCCCAAAGTCTGTTTACTCTCTTCG GGGTCTATGGGGACACCCAGAGGGTGAAGATTCTTTACAATAAGAAGGACAGTGCTCTGATACAGATGGCCGATGCCAGTCAGGCCCAGCTAG CGATGAGTCACCTGAACGGTCAGAAGATGTATGGGAAGGTCATCAGGGTTGCTCTGTCCAAGCACACCTCAGTGCAGCTGCCCAGGGATGGACTGGATGACCAGGGCCTTACCAAGGACTTCACCAACTCCCCCCTGCACCGCTTCAAGAAGCCCGGCTCCAAGAACTTTCAGAAcatcttccctccctccaccacccttCACCTCTCCAACATCCC AACGGACGTAACTGAAGAAGACCTGAGACTACTGTTCTCCAATGCCGGGGGCACTGTGAACGCATTCAAGTTTTTCCA GGATCACAAAATGGCGCTGCTCCAGATGTCGACGGTGGAAGAGGCCATCCAGGGTCTGATCGACCTCCACAACTACAACATGGGTGACAACCACCACCTGAGAGTGTCCTTCTCCAAATCCTCCATCTAA